A window of the Cannabis sativa cultivar Pink pepper isolate KNU-18-1 chromosome X, ASM2916894v1, whole genome shotgun sequence genome harbors these coding sequences:
- the LOC115722929 gene encoding uncharacterized protein LOC115722929, which translates to MATQSLAPYKKPAPLKKDVSKRDMTKFCRFHGDYGHDNNECNNLKRKIKFLIRKNNPYLQKYVKTDQSQRNDNNQDLLPPLVDGHLQVIVGGPHIAGDLGKVRERYARTAQHKQEEVILAIEERKPKIPRAGRPTITFSDEDAVKIRFPHNDPFVVEVQIANKMVA; encoded by the coding sequence ATGGCCACTCAGTCGCTAGccccgtacaagaagcccgcGCCCCTGAAGAAAGATGTCAGCAAGAGagacatgacaaagttttgtcgattccacggagactacggccacgacaatAACGAATGCAACAACCTGAAGCGGAAAATTAAATTCCTGATAAGGAAAAATAACCCATACTTACAAAAGTATGTCAAGACCGATCAGAGTCAGAGGAACGACAATAACCAAGACTTGCTACCTCCACTGGTAGATGGACATCTGCAAGTCATCgttggaggcccgcacatagCTGGAGATTTGGGTAAAGTTCGGGAAAGGTATGCCCGAACGGCTCAGCACAAACAAGAAGAAGTTATCCTGGCCatagaagaaaggaagcccaaaatTCCACGAGCAGGAAGGCCTACCATAACCTTCAGCGACGAAGATGCTGTCAAAATTAGATTTCCACACAATGACCCGTTTGTCGTAGAGGTCCAGATAGCTAATAAGATGGTGGCCTGA